TCGGCAGGAAATGAAGGGCATTCAGCGCATGGTCCACACGTTTTCCACGGACCAGGTCCAGCATCGGCTTGATTTTCTTTGTACTGTGATGTACATATTTATTTATTGCGCGTGCTTCCATTATGTACCTGTCTTATCAATTATTTTTTCTTGTCATGCCCACGATATGTCCGCGTCGGGGCAAATTCGCCTAACTTATGTCCTACCATGTTTTCCGTCACATATACCGGGACAAATTTCATCCCATTATGGACGGCAAAGGTATATCCCACGAATTCCGGCGATATGGTAGATCTACGGGCCCAGGTTTTAATCACCTTCTTTTTACCGGTCCCGGACATCTCTTCGATTTTCGCCAGAATGTTTTCATCAACATAAGGACCTTTTTTCAGTGATCTTGTCATGTTTCACGGTTCCTTATTTTTTTCGCCTGGCCACGATATGCTTATCGCTGCCTTTGTTCTTCTTACGTGTTTTATAACCTTTGGTCGGTTTACCCCAGGGAGTCCTGGGATGTCCGCCACCGCTGGTTTTTCCTTCACCACCACCCATGGGATGGTCGATGGGATTCATGGCAACACCGCGAACCTTCGGGCGTTGACCGAGCCAGCGTTTCCGTCCGGCTTTTCCCAGTGACACGTTGGCATGCTCTTTATTTCCAATTTCTCCTACAGTCGCATAGCATCGGTCCAGGATCATTCTCATTTCACCAGAAGGAAGTTTCAGGGTGACATATTTTCCTTCTTTTGCCATGATCTGAGCAGCAGCACCTGCCCCGCGGGCAATCTGTCCACCCTTACCAGGTTTCATTTCAATATTGTGGACAATAGTACCCGATGGAATTTTAGACAAGGGCAGGGAATTCCCCACTTTAATTGCCACATCTTCACCGGATATCACCTGGTCGCCAACTTTGAGTCCCAATGGCGCCAGGATATAACGCTTTTCACCATCGGCATACTGCAAAAGAGCAATATCGGCAGACCGGTTGGGATCATATTCCAGAGCCACGATTTTTGCAGGAATGTTGAATTTATTCCGTTTGAAATCAATGATCCGGTATTGTCTTTTCTGACCGCCTCCACGTCTGCGGACACTGATACGACCCTTGCTGTTTCTACCACCTGAAGAAGGATTCGCTTTTAACAGCTTTTTTTCCGGTTCCTTCTTTGTCAGGTGGCTGAAATCCAGCGTCGTCTTTGTCCGTAATCCGGGAGTATGCGGTTTGTACGTTTTAATCGGCATAGATCTTTTCCTTAAACAGC
This window of the Candidatus Neomarinimicrobiota bacterium genome carries:
- the rpsS gene encoding 30S ribosomal protein S19 gives rise to the protein MTRSLKKGPYVDENILAKIEEMSGTGKKKVIKTWARRSTISPEFVGYTFAVHNGMKFVPVYVTENMVGHKLGEFAPTRTYRGHDKKK
- the rplB gene encoding 50S ribosomal protein L2, with product MPIKTYKPHTPGLRTKTTLDFSHLTKKEPEKKLLKANPSSGGRNSKGRISVRRRGGGQKRQYRIIDFKRNKFNIPAKIVALEYDPNRSADIALLQYADGEKRYILAPLGLKVGDQVISGEDVAIKVGNSLPLSKIPSGTIVHNIEMKPGKGGQIARGAGAAAQIMAKEGKYVTLKLPSGEMRMILDRCYATVGEIGNKEHANVSLGKAGRKRWLGQRPKVRGVAMNPIDHPMGGGEGKTSGGGHPRTPWGKPTKGYKTRKKNKGSDKHIVARRKK